CTATGGGGCACTCACCACAGACCGATTTAGCTGGGATTTGACCCTAACTCGGTGGATTCAGTCGGTGGACGTCGGGCCCATTGCCAACCTCAACAATCGGATGGGTGTTATGGGAGTAAGTGGGGTGGTAGGTGTAGCAGTGATCGCGTGGCTGTGGCTCAGAGGCTGGCGCGCTGAGGCTGCTTTCGTGGCCCTTGTGGGGGTGGCTGACCTTTTGAACCCGCTCCTGCGTTATCTCATAGGCCGCCCCAGACCTACTCCTGACCTGGTAGATGTTTACAGGGAAGTGGAGCCCTTTAGCTTTCCCAGCGGTACAGCGATGCACGTCATCATGTTCTGCGGAATGCTGGTCTATCTGTCTGGCTACGTTCTCAAACCAGGACGCTTACGTACTGCCGTACGGGTACTCCTGATTGCCTATGTCCCCCTGATGGGCGTGTGGGTGATTGAACGTGGCTGCCATTGGCCCAGCGATGTTCTTGGTGGCTATGTATATGGTGCCTTCTTCCTGGTGATTCTTATCTGGGGCTATCGGAAATACGTGGCCTGGCGACGCCGCTATCCCAGGAACTATGTACCTCGGGAGAAGCTCCCCGCTCTGATACAGCCTCTAGCCTGGGTGGTGAGAGTTATAACATGAAGCGACTATGGTATTCATGCTGGCTGCACCTGAGTGCTGTTGCTTAAGTACAGGTTTCTTCCTGCGCCTGGGCAGCCCTTTGCGTTAAGCGCAGGCCACGGGATATCATCGCTCTGAAGCCCCTTGCCAGGCTGGCCAATTCATATTGCAGGGAGGCGACAATATCTACCATCTTGATGCAGAGGTGCTCCAGGCGGGAGTCCTTTCCACCAAACAGCGGGAAATGGGAGCCCACCTTGGCTGCCTGGCAACGCAATAGAAATACGGATAGTTTGGGGCTGGTGTAGAACATCTGTGCCCAGTAAGCAAAGGCCCCTACTTTGGGCAGAGCTCCTACCAATAAGGCACAACCATAGGAGATACCTTTGCCCCTGTTTTTTATCATTCGAAGTAGAGTATAAGCGGTTCTCAATGCGGGAGTGATAAGAATAACCGCCAATGCTTCGGTGGCACCCAGATATACCGCCAGCCAAATAAGAACACCTTCTCCTATTATTGGGGGCGCAAGCAACTCTAAACCCAGATGGGCCATAAAACCCTTAGTATATTCCACTGCAGCCGGCAGTTGCAGGTCTTGCCTGAGTTCCTTCGCCTCCGACTCAGTCAGCCGGCCGGAC
This portion of the Chloroflexota bacterium genome encodes:
- a CDS encoding phosphatase PAP2 family protein — encoded protein: MAMEAMSIKQKCGFGLLLATLALLTYGALTTDRFSWDLTLTRWIQSVDVGPIANLNNRMGVMGVSGVVGVAVIAWLWLRGWRAEAAFVALVGVADLLNPLLRYLIGRPRPTPDLVDVYREVEPFSFPSGTAMHVIMFCGMLVYLSGYVLKPGRLRTAVRVLLIAYVPLMGVWVIERGCHWPSDVLGGYVYGAFFLVILIWGYRKYVAWRRRYPRNYVPREKLPALIQPLAWVVRVIT